The following proteins are co-located in the Cryptococcus neoformans var. grubii H99 chromosome 1, complete sequence genome:
- a CDS encoding DNA excision repair protein ERCC-2, which translates to MKFMLGDLPVLFPYDRLYPEQYSYMADLKTTLDAGGHCVLEMPSGTGKTVSLLSLIIAYMQFYPNKRKLIYCSRTVPEIEKALAELKRLMVYRAEMGANDGDFRGLGLTSRRNLCLHPEVSKEKKGKVVDSRCRDLTSAFACEKGRTDPGSVPLCSFHEELNNYEPGNLIPPGVYTLDDVKKYGQEKGVCPYFTIRRMLPFLDVVIYSFHYLLDPKVAEQVSAEMSKESIVIFDEAHNIDNVCIESLSIDLTRPMLDSAARSVNKLSDKIAEIKETDAKKLEDEYAKLVEGLQEANERAEDEDMLVSPVLSKDMVDEAVPGNIRKAEHFIAFLKRFIEYLKTRMRVLHVVAETPQSFLAHLKEITYIEQRPLKFASERLTSLVRTLELTNLEEHSALQKVAGFGTLVATYEKGFLLILEPYETEHATVPNPIFHFTCLDPSLAIAPVFDRFASVVITSGTISPLDMYPKMLQFQPVMEQSYPMTLTRNAFLPMVITRGSDQVPISSRFEVRNDPAVVRNFGSILIEMARTVPDGVVAFFPSYLYMESIVSAWYDMGILSEVWKHKLLFVETPDAMETSIALRNYREACNNGRGAVLLSVARGKVSEGIDFDHNYGRAVIMFGIPYQYTESRILKARLEFLRDNHRIRENDYLTFDAMRHAAQCVGRVLRGKTDWGLMVFADKRFARQDKRAKLPKWINSYITEAHSNLSTDVAVSLAKKFIRQISQPFDHTQTGISLWTLEDIEERQRQDKDEAERVEMTQSAVIRENAAEENDNAPLASDYMEIDDAELAGLYIPIDE; encoded by the exons ATGAAGTTTATGCTGGGCGATCTTCCCGTTCTGTTCCCTTACGATCG GCTGTACCCTG AGCAATACTCCTACATGGCAGACCTGAAAACGACATTGGACGCGGGT GGTCATTGTGTACTTGAAATGCCCTCTGGAACAGGAAAAACCGTATCACTGCTATCTTTGATCATTGCCTATATGCAA TTTTATCCTAATAAGCGAAAGCTCATCTACTGCTCACGGACGGTTCCGGAAATAGAGAAGGCCCTAGCAGAACTCAAGCGATTGATGGTGTACCGCGCAGAGATGGGGGCAAATGATGGTGATTTCAGAGGATTGGGATTGACCAGTCGGCGGAATCTTTGTCTTCACCCGGAA GTTAgcaaagagaaaaaaggcaaagtaGTCGACTCGCGGTGCAGAGATCTCACCTCAGCGTTCGCTTGTGAAAAAGGGAGGACTGATCCGGGAAGCGTACCATTATGTAGTTTCCATGAG GAATTGAACAACTACGAGCCCGGAAATCTTATACCCCCAGGTGTTTATACTTTGGATGATGTAAAGAAGTATGGCCAAGAAAAGGGTGTCTGTCCGTATTTTACAATCAGAAGAATG TTGCCCTTCCTTGACGTTGTGATATACTCCTTCCATTATCTCCTGGATCCAAAGGTCGCGGAGCAGGTCTCCGCTGAAATGAGCAAGGAGAGCATTGTGATATTTGACGAAGCACACAACATTG ATAATGTCTGTATCGAGTCCCTATCCATCGATTTGACAAGGCCAATGTTGGATTCGGCAGCAAGAAGTGTCAATAAACTTAGTGACAAGATTGCGGAAATTAAGGAGACCGATGCGAAGAAGCTGGAGGATGAATATGCGAAACTAGTCGAAGGTCTGCAAGAAGCCAATGAGCGtgcggaagatgaggacATGCTTGTTAGTCCGGTTCTGTCAAAAGATATGGTAGATGAGGCTGTGCCTGGGAACATTCGAAAGGCGGAGCATTTTATAGCTTTCCTCAAACGATTTATTGAATATCTCAAG ACTAGGATGCGCGTGTTGCATGTTGTAGCAGAGACACCTCAGTCATTCCTAGCGCATTTGAAGGAAATAACATATATTGAGCAACGGCCTCTCAA ATTTGCCTCTGAGCGCCTTACTTCCTTGGTTCGCACATTGGAACTGACAAACTTGGAAGAACATTCTGCGCTGCAAAAGGTTGCCGGTTTTGGGACCCTTGTCGCCACTTACGAAAAAGGATTCCTGCTGATTCTTGAGCCTTACGAAACCGAGCATGCCACAGTGCCTAACCCAATTTTTCATTTCAC TTGTCTTGATCCATCGCTCGCTATAGCGCCCGTTTTTGACCGCTTCGCCTCAGTGGTCATCACTTCCGGTACCATATCTCCCCTCGACATGTACCCCAAAATGTTACAATTCCAACCCGTTATGGAACAGTCGTATCCTATGACCCTCACCCGAAACGCCTTTTTACCAATGGTTATAACCCGAGGCAGTGATCAAGTCCCAATTTCCTCCAGATTTGAGGTTAGAAATGACCCTGCGGTCGTACGAAATTTTGGAAGCATCTTGATTGAGATGGCTCGAACTGTCCCTGATGGAGTGGTGGCATTCTTTCCCAGTTATCTGTATATGGAATCTATTGTTTCAGCCTGGTATGACATG GGCATTCTAAGTGAGGTGTGGAAACATAAGTTATTGTTTGTGGAAACTCCAGACGCTATGGAAACGAGCATAGCCCTCAGGAATTATCGTGAGGCATGCAATAATGGAAGGGGGGCGGTCCTTCTCTCTGTGGCGCGAGGAAAAGTGTCCGAAGGAATTGATTTTGACCA CAATTATGGGCGAGCTGTTATCATGTTTGG CATTCCCTATCAATACACGGAATCACGTATTCTCAAAGCTCGGCTGGAGTTTCTTCGAGATAATCATAGGATCCGAGAAAACGATTACCTTACTTTCGACGCTATGCGGCATGCTGCCCAATGCGTTGGTCGTGTGTTGCGAGGAAAGACCGACTGGGGTCTGATGGTCTTTGCGGACAAG CGCTTTGCGAGGCAAGATAAGCGGGCAAAACTTCCGAAATGGATCAACAGTTATATTACGGAGGCCCATTCCAACTTGTCTACGGATGTGGCTGTTTCGCTAGCCAAAAAGTTCATACGTCAAATCTCGCAACCATTTGATCACACACAGACAGGAATATCTTTATGGACTCTTGAGGACATAGAAGAGAGGCAAAGACAGGATAAGGATGAAGCTGAAAGGGTCGAAATGACGCAATCAGCAGTAATTAGAGAGAATGCTGCCGAGGAGAATGACAATGCTCCGCTCGCTAGCGATTACATGGAGATCGACGACGCCGAGTTGGCAGGGCTGTATATACCCATAGATGAATAG
- a CDS encoding NADH dehydrogenase (ubiquinone) 1 alpha subcomplex 6, which yields MTTIPARLAKATSTVSSWDEARRASLSAYRTWYRSAPDIVQLYGLHVSPSLVRMKIRQDFERNRDTITDLSVMNVMLLKNHQEYQETMNLWKQEPHVMHWFKKYDNPPQPKTFLEKFYASRDEPSQLEPTY from the exons ATGACTACCATCCCCGCTAGACTCGCAAAGGCGACATCCACCGTTTCGTCGTGGGACGAGGCCCGACGAGCCTCATTATCTGCCTATCGAACTTGGTATAGATCG GCCCCTGACATCGTCCAACTGTATGGTCTCCATGTTTCTCCATCCCTTGTGCGAATGAAAATCAGACAAGACTTTGAACGAAACCGAGACACAATTACCGACCTCTCTGTGATGAACGTGATGTTGCTCAAAAACCACCAAGAATATCAGGAGACAATGAACCTATGGAAGCAAGAG CCCCACGTAATGCACTGGTTCAAAAAGTACGACAATCCGCCTCAGCCCAAAACTTTCCTCGAGAAGTTCTATGCTAGTCGAGATGAGCCCTCGCAACTTGAGCCTACGTATTAA